The following proteins come from a genomic window of Desulfonatronum sp. SC1:
- a CDS encoding type II toxin-antitoxin system RelE/ParE family toxin: MYFIDWQSKALKQLARIPDQNTRKALKDAVSGLAEFPNTSQVERLTNHKYAYRLRVGRFRIFFDIAETIRIISIQEVKKRDDRTY, encoded by the coding sequence ATGTATTTCATTGATTGGCAAAGTAAAGCGCTGAAACAGCTTGCAAGAATTCCTGACCAGAACACACGGAAAGCACTGAAAGACGCGGTGTCCGGCTTGGCAGAATTTCCCAATACGTCACAGGTGGAAAGGCTGACCAACCACAAGTATGCATACCGTCTCAGGGTCGGGCGGTTTCGGATATTTTTCGATATCGCCGAAACCATCCGGATCATAAGCATTCAGGAGGTCAAAAAACGCGATGATCGAACCTACTAG
- a CDS encoding helix-turn-helix domain-containing protein has translation MIEPTSIQTIYQQGVPAFVVIPFQDFVREHPHVAKALACQKPRIPEGDAIPHEVVDLHVEKNIPLVRAWREYLGLTQNEVAARAGVTQAALSQMESGENKLRKASREKLAKAMGLNVEQVF, from the coding sequence ATGATCGAACCTACTAGCATCCAGACCATCTATCAGCAGGGCGTGCCTGCCTTCGTGGTTATCCCTTTCCAGGATTTCGTTCGCGAACACCCCCATGTCGCCAAGGCCCTGGCATGCCAAAAGCCCCGCATTCCCGAGGGCGATGCGATTCCCCACGAGGTTGTTGACCTGCACGTTGAAAAAAACATCCCCCTTGTCCGGGCCTGGCGTGAATATCTCGGGCTGACCCAGAACGAGGTTGCTGCTCGGGCGGGAGTCACCCAGGCTGCCCTGTCCCAGATGGAGAGCGGAGAAAATAAGCTGCGCAAAGCCTCCCGTGAAAAACTGGCCAAGGCCATGGGGTTGAATGTTGAGCAGGTGTTTTGA
- a CDS encoding class II fructose-bisphosphate aldolase, with protein sequence MLDFLERTEVDFLAFSVPKGLPHSEYVERISLLAKLAVRMPVPLVLHGASRLPEDLLLQTLRRGVRKINVRTEILRALARGIQQGQEDAKNPLVWLEADAEEVHSVVRERIRLYASIASSTL encoded by the coding sequence GTGCTGGATTTTCTGGAGCGGACAGAAGTCGACTTTCTGGCCTTTTCGGTCCCCAAGGGGCTCCCTCATTCCGAATACGTCGAACGCATCTCCCTGCTGGCCAAACTCGCCGTCAGGATGCCCGTCCCTCTGGTTCTGCACGGAGCCAGCCGCCTGCCGGAAGATTTGCTGCTCCAAACTTTGCGCCGGGGAGTGCGCAAGATCAACGTGCGTACGGAAATCCTGCGTGCCTTGGCCCGGGGGATTCAGCAGGGCCAGGAGGACGCGAAAAATCCTTTGGTCTGGCTGGAAGCGGACGCCGAGGAAGTCCACAGCGTTGTGCGGGAGCGGATCCGGCTTTACGCCAGCATAGCGTCGTCCACTCTCTGA